The DNA region CACGATGGACGGATGCTGGTCGAGCTGGCCATCGGCGACGCGTACGGGGGCTCCTTCGAGCACGCGTACCCGAGCTTCGTCGCGGAGCACAACAACCTGACCGGCTACGTGCCGCATCACGGGCAGCCCGGTGCCCCGGCCGGCCGCTACACCGACGACACGCAGATGACGATCGCGATCGCCGAGGTGCTCGTCTCGGGCCTGCGGTGGACGCCGCTGCTGCTCGCCGAGCAGTTCGTGCGGGCGTATCACCGCGATCCGCACGACGGCTACGCACCGAGTTTCCATCAGCTGCTCAGCGAGGTCCGCGACGGCGAAGAGCTGCTGCGACGGCTCCGGCCGCAGAGCGACAAGAGCGGCGCCGCCATGCGCGCCGGGCCGATCGGGGTCCTGCCGACCGTCGACGACGTGCTCTATCACGCGAAACTGCAGGCCAGGATCACGCACGACACCCCGGCCGGGATCGCCGCGGCGCAGGCGGCCGCGCTGGCCGTGCACTACTGCCACCATCGGGTGGGGCCGCTTTCCGAAATCGCGAGGTGGATCGAAGGGATCCTTCCCGAGGATGTCGGGCACGGCGGCTGGGCGCTGCCGTGGTCGGGCAAGGTCGGGCCACAGGGCTGGATGAGCGTGCGCGCCGCGCTGACCACCCTCGCGAACGGCCGGAGCCTGAGCGGGATGCTCCACTCCGCCGTCGCGCTCACCGGCGACGTCGACACCGTCGCGACGATCGCGCTGGCCGCCGCCTCACGCTCGCCCGAGGTGGCGCAGGATCTGCCGCCGGTGCTGTGGCGCGACCTGGAGAACGGCGAGTTCGGCCGCGATCATCTGGCGAGGCTCGACGAGCGGCTGCTGCACATCTGACGTACCCGGGATCCACACGACGCGGACGTGCGCGTGCGCCCGGTTCGGCAGACTGAGCCGGTGAGGTGGCTGATCAGAAGTGGAGCCGTCGCCGCTTGGCTCGCGGTGAGCACGCTGCTCGTCGTCGGCACGGCGAACCTCGAACCCGGACACGGGGAGCGCCCGGTCGACGCGTTCGGGTTCGCCGTCGTCGCGTTCGCTTGTCTCGCGCTGACCACCGTCCGGCGGACACCGGTGACGGCTGCGGTGGCGGAAGCGTTTGCGCTCCTGCTCTACCTGGGGTTCGGCTATCCCGACGGTCCCGTGCTGTTCGCCGGTCTCGTGCCGTTGTTCGCGCTCGGGCTCCTGCGTCCCCGACGGCTCGCGTACGCCGTCGCGGCCGGTATGGCGGCGACGGTCGTCGGCACGAACGTGGCCACCGGCGGGGCAGGCGTCCTCGATCTGGTCTTCGTCGGCTGGGCCGGCGTCGCGGTCTTCGCGGCCGACGCGCTTCGAGGACGCCGTGAGCGGACCGCGGCCGCCGAACGGGCGGAACGTGATCGCGTCCTCGGCGAGCGGCTGCGTATCGCGCAGGACCTGCACGACAGCGTCGGCCACGCGATGGCGGTGATCAACGTCCAGTCGGGGATGGCCCGGCACGTCATCGACGATCACCCGGAAGTGGCGAAGGAAGCGCTCGAAATCGTCCGCACGGTCAGCGGCACGATCCTCGACGAACTGAACGCCATGGTGCGGCTGCTGCGCGACGACTCCGCGCCGCTCGGACCGGCGCCGGGGGTCGCGGACATTCCGGAGCTGGTCGCTTCGGCGAATCACGCGGGCTTGGCCGTCACGCTGGACCTCGACGCTCCCGGGATCGATCAGCCGGTCGGCGGCGCGGTGTACCGGATCGTCCAGGAGTCGCTCACGAACGCCGCGAAACACGGCGCGTCACCCGTCGGTGTGACGGTGCGGAGGGACGAGGACGGTCTGCGGCTCGACGTGCTCAACGAGGTCGACGAGCCGGGTCCGGACGTTCCCGGCGCCGGGATCAGGGGAATGGGTGAACGAGCCAGGTCGACCGGCGGCACACTGACGGCGGGCCGCGAGGACGGGAGGTTCCGGGTGAGCGCGCGATGGCCGTGATCAGGGTGGTACTCGCCGACGATCAGCTCCTGGTGCGATCCGGGTTCGCGGCGCTGCTCCGGGTGGAACCCGGGATCACCGTGGTGGGGGAGGCGGACGACGGCGAGGCGGCGGTGGCCGTCGTCGCGGAAACCGTGCCCGACGTGGTACTGATGGACGTCCGGATGCCCGGCCTCGACGGTATCGAGGCCACCCGCCGCATCGTGGCGGACGAACGGCTGTCCGGCGTGCGCGTCCTCATGCTGACCACGTTCGACCTGGACGAATACGTTTTCGACGCCTTGCGCGCGGGCGCCAGCGGGTTCCTGCTCAAGCACACCGCTCCCGCCGATCTCCTCCAAGCCGTCCGGGTGGTCGCCGCGGGCGACGCGCTCCTCTCGCCGAGCGTCACCCGGCGCCTGATCGCGGAATTCACCGCGCGGCCGTCGCCTTCGCTACCCCGTGCGGAGGGTTCGCCGTTCACCGAGCGGGAGCACGAAGTCGTCCAGCGGGTCGCGCAGGGCATGTCGAACGAGGAGATCGCGCGGGAGTTCTTCATCAGCGCGGCGACGGTACGGACGCATGTGAGCCGCGCGATGAGCAAGGTACACGCCCGCGATCGCGCGCAGCTGGTGGTGTTCGCGTACCGGACCGGGATGGTGCGCGCCTGACGTAGCCGTCGATCTCCACAGCGGCACGACGACGCGACCCTGGCCCGCGAGCGACGCTTTCGCCATGAAATCCATCGTGAAAGCCGCGCTGCTCACCGCGCTCCTCACCTTGCCGGGAACCACGACGGCCGTCGCCTCGGAACGACCTGCCCGCTGCGCCGAACAACGCTTTTCGGTACAGGTGAACGGCGAACACCAGACCATCGCGGGCGAACTCTGCGCCCGAGGGAAAGCCACCACACTGCAGATCCTGCTGCACGGCGGGACCTACGACCGCTCGTATTGGGACTGGCCGTACCAGCCACGTCGATACTCCTATGTGGACAGTGCCACTCGCGCGGGCTACGCGACGCTCAACCTCGACAGGCTCGGATACGGCCGCAGCAGCCGCCCGGATCCGGAGACCCTCGACTTCGCCGCCGGCGGCGAGGCCGTCCATCAGGTAGTCCGGCAGCTGCGCCCGCGCTTCCGTACCATCGTCCTCAATGGACATTCGATGGGCGGCCTCGTCGCGGAAAGAGCCGCCGAGCGGGGCGGCGTCGACGCCGTGATCGTCAGCGGCATCCCCCGCGACCGGCCCGGCGCCCGTGCCGCGACCGCGTCCCCGTTCCATCCCGCCGAACTGGACCCGAAGTTCGCCGGAAAGCCTTGGGCCCGCGGCTATTTCACGACACGTCCCGGCACTCGCGCCCAGACCTTCCATCACCCCGGCACCTACGACCCGGCGATCATTCCCGTCGAAGAGGCCCTCAAGGACACGCTCGCGTCGGCGGAACTCCGTTCGGTGGGGCCGGACGCGGCGAACCGGTCGGCGCCGAAGGTCCCGACGGCGTACGTACTGGGCGAACACGACACCCTCGTCTGCGGAAGCGGCGACTGCGGCGCCGACGAGATCGTGCGGGGCAGCGGTCATTCGATCAACACCAGCCTCGCCGCACGGAGCTTCTACCGGTGGACCTTCACCTGGCTGGCTCGAAAGTTAGGGTAACCTAACCTAGACTGGCCGTATGGATTCCTTGACGCCGGTTCGCGAGGCCGCCGACCATTTCGGGCTGGCGATCTCGACCCTGCACTACTGGGAGCGCCGCGGGCTCATCACCGCCCGCCGCCGCTCGGGACAGCGGTACTACGACGACGATCAGCTGTATCGCATCGCGCTGATCAAGCATTGGCGGCGGATCGGCGGGCTGGGCCTGGCCAGGATCACCGAACTGCTCGCCGAACAGCACCGCTGGCGGGAAGTGGTGACGGGACAGCTCGCCGAGATCGAACGGGAGCGTGCGCGGCTCGACACCGCGCACGACTACCTGGTCGAACTGCTCACCTGCCGCCGTGAGGGGAACCTTGAGGACTGCCCTTGGTTCCGCGACCGGGTCGACCTGCCCGCCCACGCGGCGGCGAGCTGAGCCCGGGCATCGCCACCGCCGCGACCACCGCGGCCGCCGCGAGGCAGGCGGCGGAGGCGAGGAACGCGGCGGTGTAGCCGTGCACCAGCGCCTCCCCTTTCGGCAGGCCGGACGGCGAATTCGCGGTCACGGCCGCCGCGAGCGCGGTCAACGCGGCGAGCCCGAGGGCGCCGCTGGTCTGCCGGACCGTGTTCAGCAGCCCGGCGGCCAGTCCGTTCTGGCGTTCCGGCACCCCGCTGGTGGCGGCCACGGTGATCGGGGTGAAGGCCGCCGCGGTCCCGAATCCGAAGACCATTCCCGGCACCAGCACGGAGACGACGTAGGAAGCGTGCGCACCGGCCAGCGCCGCGATCCCGGCGAAACCCGCCGCGCCGACCGCGCAGTACAACGCCGCCGCGCGCCGGGGCCCGATCCGCACCGACAACCCGCCCGCCGACCGCGCGCCGGCGAACATCGCCACCCCCACCGGCAGGTAGGCCAATCCGGCCCGCATCGGCGAATAGCCGTGAACGTCCTGCAGGTACAGCGAAAGCAGGATCGGGCTGGCGAGGAAACCCAGCCCCAGCAAGAAGATCACCACGTTCCCGCTGCTGACCGAGCGCAGCCGGAAGATCCCGAGCGCGATCAGCGGTTCGTCCGCCCACCTGTGCTGGTGCACCAGGAAGACGGCGAGCAGGACGAGCCCGCCCGACAGCGGAAGCAGCACGGCCCCGCTTCCCCAGCCCGCGGACGACGAACGCATCACCGCGTAGACCACGCCCACGAGCCCCGCCGCCGACAACACCGCGCCGGGCACGTCCAGCCTGCGGCGAGGACGGCTCCGGTCCCGGAGCGGCAGCACCGCTCCGGCGACGAGGACGGCCACCACACCGATCGGGACGCTGACGAAGAACACCCAGCGCCAGCCCGCCCACTGGGTCAGCAGGCCGCCGATCACCGGTCCCGCCGCGGCACCGGCCGCGCCCACCGCGCTCCAGGTGCCCAAGGCCCGCGCGCGGCGGGCGGGTTCGGTGAACGTCGTGGTCAGCAAGGACAACGTCGCCGGCATCAGCAGCGCGCCGCCGAACCCTTGCACCGTGCGGGCGACGAGCAGCGTCTCCGGGGAACCGGCGAGGCCGGCGGCGAGCCGCGCGACGGTGAACAGGCTCAGCCCGAGCACGAAGATCCGCCGGACCCCGAATTCGTCGCACAACCGGCCGCCCAGCAACAGGAAGCCGGCGAAGGCGAGCGTGTACGCGTTCACCACCCAGGTCAGCGCGCTGTCGGAGAAACCGAGCCCGAACCGGATCGCGGGCAGGGCGACGGAAACGATCGTCGCGTCGAGGATGACCACGAAGGAGCCGGCGCAGGCCAACCCGAGCACGATGCCTTCACGTCTCATACCGTCACCCTCCGCTCCGGCGGCGGATGATCTTCCGCCGCCGGGCCAGCGTGCCCGCTGAAGCGCGCTTGAGGGCAAGCCGGTCGCTACCAGGAAGGCCGGTACCGCAGGCCTTGCTCGTAGTACTGGTCCTCGGATTCGGGCTGCTCGTCCTGCGCGGGCCCGGCCGGTTCCTCCGAACGGTCTTTGAGCACCACGTTTTCGTCCCCGGCCGTCGTCCGGCGCGGCGCCGCCGGCGTGACGGTTTCCCCGGTCTCCTGGAACGAAGGGGTGAACCCGAGGCGCCAGCGGAGCCGGTCCGTGATGTATCCGGCGTTGCCGATCGGCGCCATCAGCTCCGCGCTGCGTTTCGCGGATCCTTGCTGCGCTTCCTGATAGGTCCGCATGACGGTGTCCGCGATCTCGGCGGGCGACATCCGCGACGCGGCTTCGCCCAGCCGAAGCCGCGTCATCACACCGTCGGTGTTGACCGAAACGGAAACGGCACCGTCCGGTGAGGACGCGTCCACCGAGAGGGCGGCCAGCGCCTCGAGCATCGCTTGCCGGTCGTTACCCGGCTTCTTGGGTGCCGGTTTGTCAGCCACGATCCTCCGTCAGTCGACCGGGAGCGGCGACAGCTCCCGCGGCGGTTCCTGGAACTTGCCGTCGTTCGAGATGTCGACGTTCTTGTCCCGGACCCGCTTTTCCGTTCCCTTGTCGGTGTTCTCCGTTTCGAAGTTGCCGGGGTCGAAGGTCTCGCCCGGGCTGACGTCCGGCGGTTCGGGGATGATCGGCAGGTTGTTGATCTCCGTGTTGATCTTCGAGATCAGGGATTCCGACGCGCGGAACATGGCTTCACGGATGTTGACCACACCGTCGTGGAAGCTGTTGTAGATCATTTCGGGGCTGTCCCCGACGATGTCGGCCTGCACGGTGGCCGCCGTGGCGAGCCCGGCCCCGGCCGCCGCGCCGGCGACCTGCACACCGTTCGCGGTGGTGAAGAACGTGGCCGCGGTGAGGCCTGCCGGTGGTGCGGCCGCCACGAGCAGAGCGGTGACAGCGGCGGCGAAGGTCGCGGCCAGCGCCTTCTGCAGGGCGGATTCGTCCTGCCGTTCCTTGTCGTCCCGGTACTTTTCCGCGGCGGTCAGGAAGGAAGCGGCGAGAGTACTCAGGTCGGCCCGAGCGGTCGCGATGGCGTCCCGCGCGGCCACGATGTCGGCTTCCAGCACGGTGAGTTTGGTGCCGACGCGGGCATAGGTGTTCACGAGACCTTGGATGTAGCTCTTGGCGGTCTCGGCGCCTTCACCGCGCCACTTGAGCAGCAGGACCAAGGACCGGTCGAGCGGCGCTTTCGTGTCCTGGAAGGCGTTCCAGAGGCCTTCGTAGGCCTCGATCATGGTCTGCAGGCTGTTCTCGCCGACGAGCTCCGCCTCGGAGAACTCGATGAAGAAGTCGCGGACCTCTTCCTTCAGACCGCCGCTCAAATCCACGTCGCTACCGAAGAACGGCGGGTAGAGGAGGTCCAATGCCGTGTAGGCCTTTTCGGCCCCCGCGGTGAGGTCGTGGGAGATGCCCTCGAGGAGTTTGCTGTGGTCGCCGAATTCGGAGTCGCTCTCCTCGTCCAGCGCGTTGAAGTACCCGTCCACGCCGCTACCCCTGGTTCCCGTACGCAGCGCGGTTCATTCGCTGCTTGTTGTCCTCGTCCACCGATTCGTAGAGTTCGGCGACCCGTTCCAGGGCCCGCGACGCGTCCTGCGTGCTGCGGTGCAGCTTCGCGAGCATCTTCTCGACGGCCTGGCGGTGCTCCTCGTACGCCGCCGAAACCCCGCGCATGCCCAGGGTTTTCCCGAACGCGGTGTCCGGCGCGAAAAGGCCGGGCATGAAGCCACCCGTGAGCGGGTCGGGAGCGGGGACGTCCTGCCCACGCACCCCGGTGTGCGCGGTACTGACGATATCCGCGGCATTCTGCAGTTCCTTGCTCGACAACCTGAGATCGTCGAGGTCGGTTTCGAAACTGACCATGTTCACCTCGCTGTCCGGATTCCACCCCCATGTAAGCAGCGTTGACTTGGCTGAGCGCACGACTTTGTCATCCGCGTACGGTGACGAACGTCACCGCTCAGACGCAGACCCAGCAGTAGAGACGGTCGCCCCTGGTCGTGGCGGTGCGGGCCAGTTCCGCGAAGTCGGTGAGCACGGTCGCGAGGTCGGCGGGGTCGGCCCCGCCACCGAACTCCTCGGTCCGCGACCAGGGCTCGGCCACCTCACGCAAGCGCGCCTCGTCGGCGTCGGACAGCGCGGCGGCCAGCTCATCGGTCAGCGCGACGACCAGCCGCGTGCCGCCGCCGGCCATCGCGACGGGGGCGATGTCGCGTTCGATGATGGCGTCGTAACCGACGCCGGTGAGCAGGGATTCCAGCGTGCCCAGCTGCACGAACGGGTCCACGCCTTTGAGCTGGACGGTCGGCAGGGACGCCTCGGCGGGACCGCCGACGAGGTCGATGGTGGCGGCCGCGGCGTCGTCGTCCGGCGCGGCGAAGTAGTCGAAGAGGACACCCATCCGCGCATTCTGCCCGGAACCGAAAAGGCCACCCGGAGCGCGGGTGGCCTTCGTGGATCCCTGAGTGGAGCTGAGGGGAATCGAACCCCTGACCCCTGCCTTGCAAAGGCAGTGCTCTACCAATTGAGCTACAGCCCCGGGTCGCAGGCGATCATGATAACCGCCCGCGCCGAAATCAGTTGTTGCGGGACGCGTCCGCGGCCTTGGCCGGGGCGCTTCCGTTGGTGGAAGCGGCTCCCAGCGGACGCTCGGTGGGAGCGGTGGCCTCACGCCAGAGGTCGGCCTCGGCCTTGGCGGCCTTGTTGCGCTTGATCACGAACAGCACGCCGCCCGCGATGACCGCGAGTGCCAACAGCTTCTTCATCAGAAGCCCCCTCTTTCCGCCGAGTTGCTCCGCTTACCCACCGATGCTACTGCACGCGGTTCCCCGGACGCCCGCTGCCCGACGTTCCACGTGGAACCGAGGGCCGGGCAACGAAAAAGCCGACCCGCGAGAATCGCGAACCGGCTTTCGGAGTGGGCCCACCAGGACTTGAACCTGGGACCTCTTCGTTATCAGCGAAGCGCTCTAACCGCCTGAGCTATGGGCCCGAACGAGGAGAAGATTACAGGACGTCTTTCGACGTCCTGCAACCGGGTCACTCTCGTTCGGAAAGGGTCACTTCCAGGCCTCCGGCGAGGTCGGCGGAGACGTTGTAGATGAAGGCGCTGACGGTGGCCAGCGCCGAGATCAGCACGATGTTGATGGCGCCGAGGATGGCCGCGATCCCGAAGACGCGGCCGGCGCTGATCAGCGGGTCGGCCGGTGCGTCGGCGCCTTCGCCGCCGACGAGCGACGAGTAGGTCCCGTTGAGTTTGTCCCAGACACCCATGCCGTCGAGGACGGTGTACAGGACGCCGACGGCGACGAGCCACACGAAGAACAGCGCGACGCCGAGGACGAGGGACAGTTTCAGCACCGACCAGGGGTCGAAGCGTTTGATCTGCAGGCTGGCGCGACGCGGCCCGCGGCCGGGGCGGCGGAGCGCGGTGGGGGCGGCACGGGTGCGGGAGGCCGACGGGATGGCGGAGGGGGCGGGGTCGCCCTCTCCGCTGTCGCCGAAAAGCCTCTTCGCGGCTGTACCGCTGACCCCGTGATAGTCGGTCACGGTGGTCGTGTCCCGCTTCGGGTCCGAGTGGGCCACGTCTTCGGTGGCGACCGAAGACACCGAGACCGTCTGCTCGCTGGAGCCTTCGGGTTCCCCGGCGCCGCTGTCGCGCTGCCAAGGCGGGCTCGACGAACCCGCCTGCGCGCCGCCTGCTTCGGGCTTCTCGGATGGTGTCACGAGGTGTCAGTCCTTACCCAGTACGTGGGGCGTCGTCTACTCCTGCTCCGACGCCGGGGTTTCTTCTCCTTCAGTACTACCTGCAGTGGCGACGTCTGAGGGCTCGTCCGCGTTGCGTGCGACCGCGAGAAGAGTTGTTCCTTCGTCGAGATTCATCAGCCGCACTCCCTTCGTCTGCCTGCCGGCCTTGCGCACCTGTCCGGCCGAAGTCCGGATCACCCCGCCGCTGGAGGTGATCGCGTAGAGCTCGTCTTCGGCGTCGACGATGACCGCGCCCACCAGCCTGCCACGTTTCTGGTCGTACTGAATGGTGAGCACACCCTTGCCGCCGCGGCCCTGCACCGGGTAGTCCTCGGTCGGGGTGCGCTTGGCGTAGCCGCCGCCGGTGGCGACGAGGAGGAACTTGTCCGGCTGGACGACGTTGATGCCGAGCAGCTCGTCGCCGTCGTTGAACCGCATGCCCAGCACACCGGACGTCGCGCGGCCCATCGGGCGCAGGGCCTCGTCGGTGGCGTGGAAGCGGATCGACTGGCCTTCCGCGGACACGAGGAGCAGGTCGTCCTCGGCGGCCGCGAGGACCGCGCCGACCAGCTCGTCGCCTTCGCGCAGGTTGACGGCGATGAGGCCGCCGGCGCGGTTGGAGTCGAAGTCGGTGAGCTTGGTCTTCTTCACCAGGCCGCGGCGGGTCGCGAGCACGAGGTAAGGGGCGACCTCGTAGTTCGGGATCTCGATGACCTGGGCGATCTGCTCGTCGGGCTGGAAGGCGAGCAGGTTCGCGACGTGCTGGCCGCGCGCGTTGCGGTTGGCCTCGGGCAGGTCGTACGCCTTCGCCCGGTACACGCGGCCCTTGTTCGTGAAGAACAGGATCCAGTCGTGCGTCGAGCAGACGAAGAAGTGCTGGACGATGTCGTCCTGTTTGAGCGTCGCGCCCTGGACGCCCTTGCCGCCGCGTTTCTGCGAGCGGTACAGATCGGTTTTCGTTCGCTTGGCGTAACCCGTGCGGGTGATCGTGACGACCACGTCCTCGACCGCGATGAGGTCTTCGACCGACACCTCGCCGTCGAACGGGATGATCTTGGTGCGCCGGTCGTCGCCGTACTTGTCGACGATCTCCTGGAGCTCCTCGGCGATGATGGTGCGCTGCCGCTCGGGCTTTTCGAGGATGTCCTTGAGGTCGGCGATCTCGAGTTCGATCTCGGCCAGGGTGTCGATGATCCGCTGCCGCTCCAGTGCCGCGAGGCGGCGAAGCTGCATGTCGAGGATCGCGGTGGCCTGGATCTCGTCGACGTCGAGCAGGCTCATCAGCGCGGGGCGGGCCTCCTCGGCCGAGGGCGAGCGCCGGATGAGGGCGATGACCTCGTCGAGCATGTCCAGCGCCTTGACCAGACCGCGCAGGATGTGGGCGCGTTCCTCGGCCTTGCGCAGCCGGAAGCGGGTCCGGCGGACGATGACGTCGATCTGGTGCTTCACGTAGTGCCGGATCATCTGGTCGAGCCGCAGCGTGCGGGGCACGCCGTCGACCAGGGCCAGCATGTTGACACCGAAGTTCTGCTGCAGCTGGGTGTGCTTGTACAGGTTGTTCAGCACGACCTTCGCGACCGCGTCACGTTTGATCGTGACGACGATCCGCATCCCGCTGCGGCTGTTGGACTCGTCGGCGATGTCGGAGATGCCGGTGAGCTTGCCGTCGCGGACCAGGTTCGCGATGTTCTCGACCAGGTTGTCCGGGTTCACCTGGTACGGCAGCTCGGACACGACCAGGATCGTGCGGCCCTTGGCGTCCTCTTCGACCTCGACGACCGCGCGCATGCGCACGGAACCGCGGCCGGTGCGGTACGCGTCCTCGATCCCGGAGTTGCCGAGGATCATCGCCTTGGTCGGGAAGTCCGGCCCCTTGATGCGGACCAGCAGCGCGGCGAGCAGCTCGTCGTCGGTGGCGTCGTAGTTCTCCAGCGCCCATTTGACGCCGTCGGCCACCTCGCGCAGGTTGTGCGGCGGGATGTTGGTCGCCATCCCGACCGCGATCCCGGAACCACCGTTGACCAGCAGGTTCGGGAACCGCGACGGCAGGACGTCGGGTTCCTGGGTGCGGCCGTCGTAGTTGTCGGAGAAGTCGACGGTCTCTTCTTCGATGTCCTGCAGCATGTGCATCGCGAGATGCGCCAGCCGGGACTCGGTGTACCGCAT from Amycolatopsis sp. EV170708-02-1 includes:
- a CDS encoding ADP-ribosylglycohydrolase family protein, which gives rise to MLVELAIGDAYGGSFEHAYPSFVAEHNNLTGYVPHHGQPGAPAGRYTDDTQMTIAIAEVLVSGLRWTPLLLAEQFVRAYHRDPHDGYAPSFHQLLSEVRDGEELLRRLRPQSDKSGAAMRAGPIGVLPTVDDVLYHAKLQARITHDTPAGIAAAQAAALAVHYCHHRVGPLSEIARWIEGILPEDVGHGGWALPWSGKVGPQGWMSVRAALTTLANGRSLSGMLHSAVALTGDVDTVATIALAAASRSPEVAQDLPPVLWRDLENGEFGRDHLARLDERLLHI
- a CDS encoding sensor histidine kinase encodes the protein MRWLIRSGAVAAWLAVSTLLVVGTANLEPGHGERPVDAFGFAVVAFACLALTTVRRTPVTAAVAEAFALLLYLGFGYPDGPVLFAGLVPLFALGLLRPRRLAYAVAAGMAATVVGTNVATGGAGVLDLVFVGWAGVAVFAADALRGRRERTAAAERAERDRVLGERLRIAQDLHDSVGHAMAVINVQSGMARHVIDDHPEVAKEALEIVRTVSGTILDELNAMVRLLRDDSAPLGPAPGVADIPELVASANHAGLAVTLDLDAPGIDQPVGGAVYRIVQESLTNAAKHGASPVGVTVRRDEDGLRLDVLNEVDEPGPDVPGAGIRGMGERARSTGGTLTAGREDGRFRVSARWP
- a CDS encoding response regulator transcription factor, which codes for MAVIRVVLADDQLLVRSGFAALLRVEPGITVVGEADDGEAAVAVVAETVPDVVLMDVRMPGLDGIEATRRIVADERLSGVRVLMLTTFDLDEYVFDALRAGASGFLLKHTAPADLLQAVRVVAAGDALLSPSVTRRLIAEFTARPSPSLPRAEGSPFTEREHEVVQRVAQGMSNEEIAREFFISAATVRTHVSRAMSKVHARDRAQLVVFAYRTGMVRA
- a CDS encoding alpha/beta hydrolase, whose protein sequence is MKSIVKAALLTALLTLPGTTTAVASERPARCAEQRFSVQVNGEHQTIAGELCARGKATTLQILLHGGTYDRSYWDWPYQPRRYSYVDSATRAGYATLNLDRLGYGRSSRPDPETLDFAAGGEAVHQVVRQLRPRFRTIVLNGHSMGGLVAERAAERGGVDAVIVSGIPRDRPGARAATASPFHPAELDPKFAGKPWARGYFTTRPGTRAQTFHHPGTYDPAIIPVEEALKDTLASAELRSVGPDAANRSAPKVPTAYVLGEHDTLVCGSGDCGADEIVRGSGHSINTSLAARSFYRWTFTWLARKLG
- a CDS encoding MerR family transcriptional regulator; amino-acid sequence: MDSLTPVREAADHFGLAISTLHYWERRGLITARRRSGQRYYDDDQLYRIALIKHWRRIGGLGLARITELLAEQHRWREVVTGQLAEIERERARLDTAHDYLVELLTCRREGNLEDCPWFRDRVDLPAHAAAS
- a CDS encoding DHA2 family efflux MFS transporter permease subunit, whose translation is MRREGIVLGLACAGSFVVILDATIVSVALPAIRFGLGFSDSALTWVVNAYTLAFAGFLLLGGRLCDEFGVRRIFVLGLSLFTVARLAAGLAGSPETLLVARTVQGFGGALLMPATLSLLTTTFTEPARRARALGTWSAVGAAGAAAGPVIGGLLTQWAGWRWVFFVSVPIGVVAVLVAGAVLPLRDRSRPRRRLDVPGAVLSAAGLVGVVYAVMRSSSAGWGSGAVLLPLSGGLVLLAVFLVHQHRWADEPLIALGIFRLRSVSSGNVVIFLLGLGFLASPILLSLYLQDVHGYSPMRAGLAYLPVGVAMFAGARSAGGLSVRIGPRRAAALYCAVGAAGFAGIAALAGAHASYVVSVLVPGMVFGFGTAAAFTPITVAATSGVPERQNGLAAGLLNTVRQTSGALGLAALTALAAAVTANSPSGLPKGEALVHGYTAAFLASAACLAAAAVVAAVAMPGLSSPPRGRAGRPGRGTKGSPQGSPHGGR
- a CDS encoding YbaB/EbfC family nucleoid-associated protein, yielding MADKPAPKKPGNDRQAMLEALAALSVDASSPDGAVSVSVNTDGVMTRLRLGEAASRMSPAEIADTVMRTYQEAQQGSAKRSAELMAPIGNAGYITDRLRWRLGFTPSFQETGETVTPAAPRRTTAGDENVVLKDRSEEPAGPAQDEQPESEDQYYEQGLRYRPSW
- a CDS encoding DLW-39 family protein, translating into MKKLLALAVIAGGVLFVIKRNKAAKAEADLWREATAPTERPLGAASTNGSAPAKAADASRNN
- a CDS encoding DUF3566 domain-containing protein, with protein sequence MTPSEKPEAGGAQAGSSSPPWQRDSGAGEPEGSSEQTVSVSSVATEDVAHSDPKRDTTTVTDYHGVSGTAAKRLFGDSGEGDPAPSAIPSASRTRAAPTALRRPGRGPRRASLQIKRFDPWSVLKLSLVLGVALFFVWLVAVGVLYTVLDGMGVWDKLNGTYSSLVGGEGADAPADPLISAGRVFGIAAILGAINIVLISALATVSAFIYNVSADLAGGLEVTLSERE
- the gyrA gene encoding DNA gyrase subunit A; the protein is MTETLPPAPDHDRIEPVDIQQEMQRSYIDYAMSVIVSRALPDVRDGLKPVHRRVLYSMFDSGFRPDRGYNKCSRVVGDVMGNYHPHGDSAIYDALVRLAQPWSLRYPLIDGQGNFGSSGNDPAAAMRYTESRLAHLAMHMLQDIEEETVDFSDNYDGRTQEPDVLPSRFPNLLVNGGSGIAVGMATNIPPHNLREVADGVKWALENYDATDDELLAALLVRIKGPDFPTKAMILGNSGIEDAYRTGRGSVRMRAVVEVEEDAKGRTILVVSELPYQVNPDNLVENIANLVRDGKLTGISDIADESNSRSGMRIVVTIKRDAVAKVVLNNLYKHTQLQQNFGVNMLALVDGVPRTLRLDQMIRHYVKHQIDVIVRRTRFRLRKAEERAHILRGLVKALDMLDEVIALIRRSPSAEEARPALMSLLDVDEIQATAILDMQLRRLAALERQRIIDTLAEIELEIADLKDILEKPERQRTIIAEELQEIVDKYGDDRRTKIIPFDGEVSVEDLIAVEDVVVTITRTGYAKRTKTDLYRSQKRGGKGVQGATLKQDDIVQHFFVCSTHDWILFFTNKGRVYRAKAYDLPEANRNARGQHVANLLAFQPDEQIAQVIEIPNYEVAPYLVLATRRGLVKKTKLTDFDSNRAGGLIAVNLREGDELVGAVLAAAEDDLLLVSAEGQSIRFHATDEALRPMGRATSGVLGMRFNDGDELLGINVVQPDKFLLVATGGGYAKRTPTEDYPVQGRGGKGVLTIQYDQKRGRLVGAVIVDAEDELYAITSSGGVIRTSAGQVRKAGRQTKGVRLMNLDEGTTLLAVARNADEPSDVATAGSTEGEETPASEQE